In Lepisosteus oculatus isolate fLepOcu1 chromosome 17, fLepOcu1.hap2, whole genome shotgun sequence, a genomic segment contains:
- the LOC107079367 gene encoding synaptonemal complex protein 1-like isoform X1, with the protein MASARNTNCNSKLHNSRASTRQLSDRSEASVTRAAQRPREQCHVTGVAVPLCGARAPVRMESKSRVIGREKMAKSVRDKSTQVSLLHNSLLERNAVLEKEILHLKGELKEKVLCMSSLSTLIQEKDVEHLKELTSERELHCQTKAQLQKAKMAVQEQMQINHERTSACEQTIKELKLLHNVNIAELKKEMDSERHSNNEKISKLKQQVSDILEGRSWARHQQLEDLTKEIVRLTEETKTLKKQLTAEQIPKMCKNCKSLQSRLEEKTLQLRLKEKTVEELHNFCKRFEKQLTQQDKLLGLSVKTD; encoded by the exons atggcttctGCGAGAAACACAAACTGTAATTCAAAACTACACAATTCAAGAGCATCCACCAGACAGCTGTCAGACAGAAGCGAAGCGTCAGTCACAAGAGCAGCTCAACGCCCCAGAGAGCAGTGTCATGTGACTGGTGTGGCAGTGCCACTGTGTGGGGCACGGGCCCCTGTCAGGATGGAGTCAAAGTCAAGAGTTATTGGTAGAGAGAAGATGGCAAAATCAGTGAGGGATAAATCGACACAG gtatctcttcttcacaaTAGTTTACTGGAAAGGAATGCAGTTCTTGAGAAAGAAATCTTGCATCTAAAAGGCGAATTAAAGGAAAAGGTCCTGTGCATGTCCAGTTTATCCACACTAATACAGGAAAAG GATGTGGAACATTTGAAAGAACTGACTTCTGAAAGAGAGCTCCATTGTCAGACCAAAGCTCAGCTGCAGAAAGCCAAAATGGCAGTGCAAGAACAGATGCAGATAAATCACGAACGCACTTCAGCCTGTGAACAAACAATCAAGGAGCTGAAAttgctg CATAATGTGAATATTGcagagttaaaaaaagagaTGGACTCTGAgagacacagcaacaatgaaAAAATCAGCAAGTTGAAACAACAGGTCTCAGACATCCTTGAAGGAAGATCTtg GGCGCGACATCAACAGCTTGAGGATCTCACTAAGGAAATAGTCAGACTGACTGAAGAAACCAAAACTCTAAAGAAACAATTAACAGCAGAGCAAATTCCAAAAATG TGTAAAAATTGTAAATCCTTACAATCAAGATTAGAAGAGAAGACCTTGCAGCTCAGACTTAAGGAAAAGACTGTAGAAGAACTGCACAACTTTTGCAAGAGGTTTGAGAAACAGCTGACACAGCAG GATAAGCTGTTAGGATTGTCAGTGAAGACTGATTGA
- the LOC107079367 gene encoding cingulin-like protein 1 isoform X3 encodes MASARNTNCNSKLHNSRASTRQLSDRSEASVTRAAQRPREQCHVTGVAVPLCGARAPVRMESKSRVIGREKMAKSVRDKSTQDVEHLKELTSERELHCQTKAQLQKAKMAVQEQMQINHERTSACEQTIKELKLLHNVNIAELKKEMDSERHSNNEKISKLKQQVSDILEGRSWARHQQLEDLTKEIVRLTEETKTLKKQLTAEQIPKMCKNCKSLQSRLEEKTLQLRLKEKTVEELHNFCKRFEKQLTQQDKLLGLSVKTD; translated from the exons atggcttctGCGAGAAACACAAACTGTAATTCAAAACTACACAATTCAAGAGCATCCACCAGACAGCTGTCAGACAGAAGCGAAGCGTCAGTCACAAGAGCAGCTCAACGCCCCAGAGAGCAGTGTCATGTGACTGGTGTGGCAGTGCCACTGTGTGGGGCACGGGCCCCTGTCAGGATGGAGTCAAAGTCAAGAGTTATTGGTAGAGAGAAGATGGCAAAATCAGTGAGGGATAAATCGACACAG GATGTGGAACATTTGAAAGAACTGACTTCTGAAAGAGAGCTCCATTGTCAGACCAAAGCTCAGCTGCAGAAAGCCAAAATGGCAGTGCAAGAACAGATGCAGATAAATCACGAACGCACTTCAGCCTGTGAACAAACAATCAAGGAGCTGAAAttgctg CATAATGTGAATATTGcagagttaaaaaaagagaTGGACTCTGAgagacacagcaacaatgaaAAAATCAGCAAGTTGAAACAACAGGTCTCAGACATCCTTGAAGGAAGATCTtg GGCGCGACATCAACAGCTTGAGGATCTCACTAAGGAAATAGTCAGACTGACTGAAGAAACCAAAACTCTAAAGAAACAATTAACAGCAGAGCAAATTCCAAAAATG TGTAAAAATTGTAAATCCTTACAATCAAGATTAGAAGAGAAGACCTTGCAGCTCAGACTTAAGGAAAAGACTGTAGAAGAACTGCACAACTTTTGCAAGAGGTTTGAGAAACAGCTGACACAGCAG GATAAGCTGTTAGGATTGTCAGTGAAGACTGATTGA
- the LOC107079367 gene encoding synaptonemal complex protein 1-like isoform X2 has translation MASARNTNCNSKLHNSRASTRQLSDRSEASVTRAAQRPREQCHVTGVAVPLCGARAPVRMESKSRVIGREKMAKSVRDKSTQVSLLHNSLLERNAVLEKEILHLKGELKEKVLCMSSLSTLIQEKDVEHLKELTSERELHCQTKAQLQKAKMAVQEQMQINHERTSACEQTIKELKLLHNVNIAELKKEMDSERHSNNEKISKLKQQVSDILEGRSWARHQQLEDLTKEIVRLTEETKTLKKQLTAEQIPKMCKNCKSLQSRLEEKTLQLRLKEKTVEELHNFCKRFEKQLTQQC, from the exons atggcttctGCGAGAAACACAAACTGTAATTCAAAACTACACAATTCAAGAGCATCCACCAGACAGCTGTCAGACAGAAGCGAAGCGTCAGTCACAAGAGCAGCTCAACGCCCCAGAGAGCAGTGTCATGTGACTGGTGTGGCAGTGCCACTGTGTGGGGCACGGGCCCCTGTCAGGATGGAGTCAAAGTCAAGAGTTATTGGTAGAGAGAAGATGGCAAAATCAGTGAGGGATAAATCGACACAG gtatctcttcttcacaaTAGTTTACTGGAAAGGAATGCAGTTCTTGAGAAAGAAATCTTGCATCTAAAAGGCGAATTAAAGGAAAAGGTCCTGTGCATGTCCAGTTTATCCACACTAATACAGGAAAAG GATGTGGAACATTTGAAAGAACTGACTTCTGAAAGAGAGCTCCATTGTCAGACCAAAGCTCAGCTGCAGAAAGCCAAAATGGCAGTGCAAGAACAGATGCAGATAAATCACGAACGCACTTCAGCCTGTGAACAAACAATCAAGGAGCTGAAAttgctg CATAATGTGAATATTGcagagttaaaaaaagagaTGGACTCTGAgagacacagcaacaatgaaAAAATCAGCAAGTTGAAACAACAGGTCTCAGACATCCTTGAAGGAAGATCTtg GGCGCGACATCAACAGCTTGAGGATCTCACTAAGGAAATAGTCAGACTGACTGAAGAAACCAAAACTCTAAAGAAACAATTAACAGCAGAGCAAATTCCAAAAATG TGTAAAAATTGTAAATCCTTACAATCAAGATTAGAAGAGAAGACCTTGCAGCTCAGACTTAAGGAAAAGACTGTAGAAGAACTGCACAACTTTTGCAAGAGGTTTGAGAAACAGCTGACACAGCAG TGCTGA